Proteins from a genomic interval of Nitrospina gracilis Nb-211:
- a CDS encoding sunset domain-containing protein yields MNDSNDRNRELQQKLEQIMQHGDPGVKEMLCDLIREFHNQLMDDPKSRASMKEQQKALRALGEKIIQLPIFHQSPEEEALDPAPAAAQPQPRKRGKLILLTMTVVLVLAVTGKWIGGSEQSPPTRVCDIKGNINDRQEKIYHLPESEWYEKTFIDASRGERWFCSEAEARAAGWRKSLREGE; encoded by the coding sequence ATGAACGACTCGAACGACCGCAACCGCGAACTGCAACAAAAACTCGAGCAGATCATGCAACACGGTGACCCGGGCGTGAAGGAAATGTTGTGCGACCTGATTCGCGAGTTTCACAACCAACTGATGGACGACCCCAAGTCGCGCGCCAGTATGAAGGAACAGCAGAAAGCCCTGCGCGCACTGGGTGAAAAGATCATCCAGCTTCCCATCTTTCACCAGAGTCCGGAAGAGGAAGCATTGGACCCCGCGCCGGCTGCCGCGCAACCGCAACCGCGCAAGCGGGGCAAGTTGATTCTGCTCACCATGACCGTGGTGCTGGTGCTTGCGGTTACCGGGAAATGGATCGGCGGTAGCGAACAGTCGCCTCCCACCCGCGTGTGCGACATCAAAGGCAACATCAACGACCGGCAGGAAAAAATCTATCACCTGCCGGAGTCCGAATGGTACGAAAAAACTTTCATCGACGCCTCGCGCGGCGAGCGCTGGTTCTGCAGTGAAGCCGAAGCCCGGGCGGCGGGCTGGCGGAAATCCCTGCGGGAAGGGGAATGA